One window of the Arthrobacter sp. zg-Y919 genome contains the following:
- a CDS encoding RNA polymerase sigma factor: MAGLAPAAPNGSDPQRSCSADRQSPEAALVALAREGDLPAFEYLVAMYQRRLFRLAYRMLRDRGEAEDVVQDTLTAGWRQLPDLKREDAFGSWVYRTATNRCLDVLRHRSAHPQDLPGADPLADAAAGTDGPDRQPVQGSDPHHTAEVAAELDALRRALALLPADQRACWLLREVHGQSYAEIGAALRITPQAVRGRLARARERLSAAMTEWR; the protein is encoded by the coding sequence ATGGCAGGGCTTGCACCGGCGGCACCGAACGGCAGCGATCCCCAGCGCAGCTGTTCCGCAGACAGGCAGTCCCCTGAGGCTGCGCTGGTTGCACTCGCCCGGGAAGGGGACCTGCCCGCCTTCGAGTACCTCGTGGCCATGTACCAGCGGCGGCTGTTCCGGCTGGCGTACCGCATGCTTCGGGACCGCGGGGAGGCCGAGGACGTCGTCCAGGACACGCTTACCGCCGGATGGCGGCAGCTCCCGGACCTGAAGCGGGAGGACGCCTTCGGCAGCTGGGTGTACCGGACGGCCACCAACCGCTGCCTGGATGTGCTGCGGCACCGTTCCGCCCACCCCCAGGACCTCCCCGGAGCCGATCCCCTGGCCGACGCGGCCGCCGGCACGGACGGACCGGACCGGCAGCCGGTCCAGGGATCGGATCCGCACCACACGGCAGAGGTCGCGGCGGAACTGGACGCCCTCCGGCGGGCCCTCGCCCTGCTCCCCGCGGACCAGCGCGCCTGCTGGCTGCTGCGCGAAGTGCATGGCCAAAGCTATGCGGAGATCGGTGCCGCCCTACGCATCACTCCGCAGGCGGTGCGGGGCCGGCTGGCCCGTGCCCGCGAGCGCCTGTCGGCAGCTATGACGGAGTGGCGCTAA
- a CDS encoding Asp23/Gls24 family envelope stress response protein — protein sequence MADPSETAGATSATARSQGGQSMQGGQSMQGGPSKQSVEGSGQGSPSADTRQRGGPLQTPRGDTTIEETVVQKLAGMATREVPGVHAMGNAARRAFSSMTERIPGSQTNVSNGVTVEKGERQAAIDVSIVVEYGYSVVEVSQGIRRNVIRSVENATGLEVLEVNVNVTDVHLPDESDDQDDQSDSRPSKSLE from the coding sequence ATGGCAGATCCATCAGAGACAGCGGGGGCTACGTCCGCTACGGCCCGTTCGCAGGGCGGCCAGAGTATGCAGGGTGGCCAAAGCATGCAGGGCGGCCCGAGCAAGCAGAGCGTAGAGGGCTCGGGCCAGGGGTCGCCGTCGGCCGACACCCGGCAAAGGGGCGGGCCGCTGCAGACGCCCAGGGGCGATACCACCATTGAGGAAACCGTGGTGCAGAAGCTGGCCGGAATGGCCACCCGGGAGGTTCCGGGCGTGCACGCGATGGGCAATGCGGCCAGACGGGCGTTCAGCTCCATGACTGAACGGATTCCGGGTTCGCAGACCAATGTCAGCAACGGCGTCACGGTGGAAAAGGGTGAACGGCAGGCCGCCATCGACGTGAGCATCGTGGTGGAGTACGGCTATTCCGTGGTGGAGGTGAGCCAGGGCATCCGGCGTAACGTCATCCGGTCGGTGGAGAACGCCACCGGGCTGGAAGTGCTGGAAGTGAATGTGAATGTCACCGACGTCCATCTGCCGGATGAGAGCGATGACCAGGACGACCAGTCGGACTCCAGGCCGTCCAAGTCCCTGGAGTAA
- a CDS encoding alcohol dehydrogenase catalytic domain-containing protein, with amino-acid sequence MGTHSTRSIRGAVLQTIGAPRPYADSRPVVVQDLQLDPPGPGEILVRIEAASLCHSDLSVVNGSRVRPLPMLLGHEAAGKVEELGEGVADLAVGQRVVMAFLPRCGECAGCRTGGKMPCIPGSAANNAGTLLGGGIRLHGADGEEVRHHLGVSGFATHAVVNRRSVVPVDDDIPPHVAALLGCAVLTGGGAVLNPARPGKDDDVAIVGLGGVGMAALLTALSLDVRSVIGIDALPEKLARARELGADAVYTPQEALDAGIRPALVIEAAGHPRAFETAVRITAPGGTTVTVGLPAPDQTAEIAPLTLTAEARTIIGSYLGSAVPDRDIPVYAQLWREGKLPVEELVSATIALEDINAAMDTLADGQAIRQVIRFDSPASQ; translated from the coding sequence ATGGGTACCCACAGCACCAGGTCGATCAGAGGCGCGGTCCTGCAGACCATTGGCGCCCCGCGGCCATATGCGGATTCCCGGCCGGTGGTGGTCCAGGATCTCCAGCTGGACCCGCCGGGGCCGGGCGAAATCCTGGTGCGCATCGAGGCCGCGAGCCTGTGCCATTCTGACCTGTCGGTGGTGAACGGCAGCCGGGTCCGGCCGCTGCCCATGCTGCTTGGGCATGAGGCTGCGGGAAAGGTGGAGGAACTGGGTGAGGGCGTGGCGGACCTCGCCGTCGGCCAGCGCGTGGTGATGGCTTTCCTGCCCCGCTGCGGGGAATGTGCCGGCTGCCGCACCGGGGGCAAGATGCCCTGCATCCCCGGATCCGCTGCCAACAATGCCGGGACGCTGCTCGGGGGCGGGATACGCCTGCACGGTGCCGACGGCGAAGAAGTGCGGCACCATCTGGGGGTCTCCGGCTTCGCCACGCACGCCGTCGTCAACCGCAGATCCGTGGTGCCGGTGGATGACGACATACCCCCGCACGTGGCCGCCCTGCTGGGCTGCGCCGTGCTGACCGGAGGCGGCGCGGTGCTGAACCCTGCACGCCCCGGCAAGGATGACGACGTCGCCATTGTTGGGTTGGGCGGCGTCGGGATGGCCGCGTTGCTGACGGCCCTGTCCCTGGACGTGCGCAGCGTGATCGGCATCGATGCGCTGCCGGAGAAGCTGGCCCGTGCACGCGAACTCGGCGCCGACGCGGTCTACACCCCGCAGGAGGCGCTCGACGCCGGCATCCGGCCCGCGCTCGTGATCGAAGCGGCAGGGCATCCCCGCGCGTTCGAAACCGCCGTGCGGATTACCGCCCCGGGCGGCACCACGGTCACTGTTGGACTGCCAGCACCGGACCAGACCGCCGAAATTGCGCCGCTGACGCTCACCGCGGAGGCACGCACCATCATCGGCAGCTACCTGGGATCGGCCGTCCCTGACCGGGACATTCCCGTCTACGCCCAGTTGTGGCGGGAGGGGAAGCTGCCGGTGGAGGAATTAGTGTCCGCCACCATCGCACTGGAAGACATCAATGCGGCCATGGACACCCTGGCGGACGGCCAGGCCATCCGCCAGGTGATCCGCTTCGACAGTCCCGCTAGTCAATGA
- the aceB gene encoding malate synthase A, producing the protein MAIEVTDLSPAEGSEHILTPAALEFIEELHRRFRSVRDERLAARSIRRQEAASTGRLDFLPETTDIRNGDWKVAEAPSALQDRRVEMTGPASPAKMAINALNSGAKVWLADLEDACTPTWHNVVDSQVNLYRAARSELSFTSPEGKEYSLRTDTPLAVVVMRPRGWHLPEKHVVIDGEPAVGALVDFGLHFFANARQLLDNGQGPYYYLPKMESHLEARLWNDVFTFAEDYVGVPQGSVRATVLIETIPAAFEMEEILYELRDHASGLNAGRWDYLFSMIKVFRDAGKDYLLPDRADVSMTAPFMRAYTELLVKTCHRRGAFAMGGMAAFIPNRREPEVTAAALAKVKDDKTREAGDGFDGSWVAHPDLVPVCREVFDDVLGDKPNQVDRQREDVSVTATDLLDVSTAEGSITEAGLRSNLYVAIYYVAIWLSGNGAVAIRNLMEDAATAEISRSQVWQQVRNNVVLEDTGETVTEELVSRILAEETERLRGEVSADMFTGYFEPASRIIGEICLSKDYTDFLTLPAYELID; encoded by the coding sequence ATGGCCATTGAAGTAACAGACCTCTCGCCCGCCGAAGGATCGGAGCACATCCTGACGCCGGCGGCGCTGGAATTCATCGAGGAACTCCACCGCCGCTTCCGGAGCGTCCGGGACGAACGCCTTGCTGCCCGTTCCATCCGCCGGCAGGAGGCCGCATCCACCGGCCGGCTGGATTTCCTCCCCGAGACCACCGATATCCGCAACGGGGACTGGAAGGTGGCCGAAGCGCCCTCCGCCCTGCAGGACCGCCGGGTGGAAATGACCGGCCCTGCCTCGCCCGCCAAGATGGCCATCAACGCGCTCAACTCCGGCGCCAAGGTCTGGTTGGCGGACCTTGAGGATGCCTGCACCCCCACCTGGCACAACGTGGTGGATTCACAGGTGAACCTTTACCGTGCGGCACGCAGCGAGCTGTCCTTCACCTCCCCCGAGGGCAAGGAATACTCACTGCGCACGGATACGCCGCTCGCCGTCGTCGTGATGCGTCCGCGCGGCTGGCACCTGCCGGAAAAGCACGTGGTGATCGACGGCGAACCTGCCGTGGGCGCACTAGTGGACTTCGGCCTGCACTTCTTCGCCAACGCCCGGCAACTGCTGGACAACGGGCAGGGACCGTATTACTACCTGCCCAAGATGGAAAGCCATCTGGAAGCCCGCCTCTGGAACGATGTCTTCACCTTCGCCGAGGACTACGTGGGTGTGCCCCAGGGTTCCGTCCGTGCCACCGTCCTGATCGAGACCATTCCGGCCGCGTTCGAAATGGAGGAAATCCTCTACGAACTGCGGGACCATGCCTCGGGGCTGAACGCCGGGCGCTGGGATTACCTGTTCAGCATGATCAAGGTCTTCCGCGACGCCGGGAAGGACTACCTGCTGCCGGACCGGGCCGATGTCTCCATGACCGCACCCTTCATGCGCGCCTACACCGAACTGCTCGTGAAGACCTGCCACCGGCGCGGGGCCTTTGCCATGGGCGGCATGGCGGCCTTCATCCCCAACCGGCGCGAGCCCGAGGTGACGGCAGCCGCCCTGGCGAAAGTGAAGGATGACAAAACCCGTGAGGCCGGCGACGGTTTTGACGGTTCCTGGGTGGCCCACCCCGATCTGGTGCCCGTCTGCCGGGAGGTCTTCGACGACGTCCTGGGCGACAAGCCGAACCAGGTGGACCGGCAGCGTGAAGACGTCTCCGTCACTGCCACCGACCTGCTCGATGTCAGCACTGCCGAAGGGTCCATCACGGAGGCCGGGCTGCGGTCCAACCTGTACGTGGCCATCTACTACGTGGCCATCTGGCTCTCCGGCAACGGTGCCGTGGCCATCCGGAACCTGATGGAGGACGCCGCCACGGCGGAGATTTCCCGGTCGCAGGTCTGGCAGCAGGTGCGGAACAACGTGGTGCTCGAAGACACCGGCGAGACCGTCACGGAAGAGCTGGTCAGCCGGATCCTGGCCGAGGAAACGGAGCGGCTGCGCGGGGAGGTGTCCGCGGATATGTTCACCGGCTACTTCGAGCCGGCCAGCCGCATCATCGGGGAGATCTGCCTCTCCAAGGACTACACCGATTTCCTGACGTTGCCGGCGTACGAACTCATTGACTAG
- a CDS encoding helix-turn-helix domain-containing protein has product MSESSRTVPALPDKDTLALKRALAAGDVTVFVDGTALRLPEGARDAVLDLLSRLAEGNPVTVSSAAPAPMDPPLPAGPVPLLTTSQAAAAAGISHTYLRNLTDAGIIPVQYRGSHRRIRMEDVQSWLESQQAARAAKAAGDAGGNSADSPGA; this is encoded by the coding sequence ATGAGTGAGAGTTCCAGGACCGTACCGGCACTGCCGGACAAAGACACCCTTGCATTGAAGCGTGCGCTGGCCGCCGGTGACGTCACCGTCTTCGTGGACGGCACGGCTCTGCGCCTGCCCGAGGGCGCCCGGGACGCGGTGCTGGACCTGCTCTCCCGCCTCGCGGAGGGCAACCCGGTGACGGTCTCCTCGGCGGCGCCCGCGCCGATGGACCCGCCGCTTCCCGCCGGGCCCGTGCCGCTGCTGACCACTTCCCAGGCGGCTGCCGCCGCCGGCATCTCCCACACCTACCTGCGGAACCTGACGGATGCCGGGATCATCCCGGTTCAATACCGGGGTTCGCACCGCCGCATCCGGATGGAAGACGTGCAGTCCTGGCTTGAATCCCAGCAGGCCGCCAGGGCTGCCAAGGCGGCAGGCGACGCCGGCGGGAACTCCGCGGACTCCCCGGGCGCCTGA